The region AAGTTGTGATCTTGGTCGTAAATTCCGGGAATCACTTGGAAGGTTGTAGTAATTTCTGGAGCACTAAAGGTGTTTGTATCCATATATCAGGTGATTATCAGCGAATTTAGGgtttttgatttcaatttttgtttttcaGTTTCATTTTCTTGTCAGATTGCTTCACGCGGCTGTTAGATACGCGTGGATTCTGTTTCTTTATCCCATGACCTTTTCCCCCTTTTActgttttctcttttcttttttcttttttattcatcGGGGTGGTTCAGCTTGAATTACTACTATTCTTCATCTGAATTTCTAGCTGAGAAAATAAGAGGTGAAGTGGTGAAAAGAGCTATCTTTCTGTGAAATTGGATGGTTGTAAAGTGTAATCATACTAAATTTACAAgcgaggaaaaaaaaagaaatgaaaggaaACCATTTGGGATTGTTAATAAGAAGAAAGATGATTTCTTTTAGTTCTCTTATGCTTTCtattcctattttttttatacttgtTGTTAACTAAAGCAATGAAATTTCGTTTGAGTAATTGTTGTTTAGTTGCCTTCATACAAGAAAATGGCTGAATGGATTTTCTGAATTTGGTTGCAGGTAAAGGGTTTTGATAGAGACATGGAGAGAGCTGAAGAATCAGGTAGTCCTAGTTGGAGCTCGTCGTTCTATATGCCTACAAGTGAGGATGTTGCGAGAGCTGTTGCAGCAGCAGCTGCAGCCGTTCGTTCTCCTCGACCTTCTGTGGTGTATTCGTCGAAAGAGGAGAGTGGCGGCCAGCTTAAGAAGCTTCAGCATCAGGTCTCGAGAATGTTGAAAGGTCTATCCACTCCCCCTGAAGTTAAAAGCAGTTTGTACAACCCGGAAGTACTAACAAGCCAGAAGCGTCAGTGGGCTAACTTTCAATTACAAATGCTGGTGAGCTTTCTTCTCATTAATTACTAATTCGTTAGTCTGCTGTTGTGAACTTAATGGTGTATGTCCAGAAATTGGTTACTTGTTTGTAGTTTTCGTGTATCATTGGGTCATTAAAGCTTGCAGGATCACAAAGTGTGGAAGGAGCCTTCGAAGCTTTTTGAGAGCATGGTGGTTGTTGGACTTCCTCCTAGTTCTGATGTTCAAGCACTCCAAAATCTGTACTTGGCTAGAAAATTTGAAGGTCCAGGGAAATTGCGAAGTGCACTTGGTAGTCAGAATCAGTGCCGTATAGAACCTAACCTTGAGCCGCAGGTATTGATTATAGATTTTTGAGTTAGCCATAATTTTGTGCCTTATGTAATACATGAGAAATTTACGATTATTAATGCAATTAATCTCTTGCTGCGAATATCAGGTCTTGTTTGTTTATCCTCCAGAAAAGCAACCACCGTTAAAGTACAAGGATCTCCTTTCTTTCTGCTTTCCAAACGGGGTAGAGGTAGGGTGAACTATAGCTCTTTTTAGCCTCTGATTAGTCTTTATCCTTGGCGATTTGTGTGTATATCTCTTTTCTGGAAACTTGAGTTGTACAGAAATTTGTCATGGAAGGTAATAAAGGGCTCAGGAGAGTTTTTAAATGCACTTTTTTGGCATCAGTTACTCAGACCAACATGATAttctttttatgtatttttctaaAAAACAAGTATGACTCGTTCTTAGTTTAACTTCCTGCCAATGCTATATTAATATATTGTTTCGGGTGTAAATGTTTGATAGTTTCTGATCCGTTTACTTAAAATCAGCTGTTTGTTAGACATCAGCTACCCTTCTTCCATGTATTCTGAACATCTGTAACCCTTTCTGCtgctatttcatttttaaaaaaagggtTCCTGCAGAACTTTGTTACAGATGAATGCTGTTGTTTCTGCTATAGTCTCTTGAAGGCTGCAGTGGACTCAACATAGTCACTAATCTAAATTTATGAGACATAGATAATTACACCTCTCGGAATTTCCCTCTCATGTCTTCAGAGTCTAGCTGACGCCAATCTGTCCATGtacttcaatttttatttagtaaaaattgaatatttgttaCAGGTGAATGCTGTTGAGAGAACACCATCAATGAGTGAATTGAATGAGATACTTCTGGGACAGGTATTCTTTGTGCTTGATTTATGCATATCCAGTCAGAGCAAAccatgataaaataataatttgtcaAAATTTGTTACAAGAAGATTATTAAATTGTAActgttttaaaaatttaattaggcTTTATATTGAATTGTGAACTTCTGATCATTTTATGTACAAATCTGAAAATAGTAGTTTTAGAAGTGATGATTCAGTTTGCTGTGGTAAGTCTTATCAAATACATCTTCCACATAGCCTTTTGGTTTTATCCTcccaacttttatttttatgttcttCCATTTTATTAAGGGGTGGTTGGAGGAGGGGTGGATGGAAGATATTTTAGACTGTATATATGTATCTATTTCCATGGGCTTCCCTCACCCATCCCACCCcgaaaaaatgaagaaaaaaatatcaaGGAACTCTTTCTGCGGAACCTTTTTTTGTTGTAGTTTTCTCTTGATGCTTTTTATTGACTCAATTATCATAGAGCATGAGTCTCCAATattatgatttcattttttttgtctcGCCGAGTGTCTTCTGAATAGCTCTTGTACTCTACTTACAGGAGCATCTCAAACAGAGTGATTTGTCATTTGTCTTCCGGCTGCAGGTacattggaaaatattttattgCTATTGCTTTCTGAAGTGTGTTAAGTAATTTAAGATATCTTCTCACATTTTCAGAGTTACTTTCTCAGTCTTAGCCCAACGAAGTCCTTGTTGTAACATTGTATGGTTCAGTGAGTTTGCCTTCCTGCTGAGGCCTATCCATTTATATGGTTATTTTATTCGTAAAAGATGGGGCATCTTTGACCTCTTTCCTCTTGGGGACAATTTTAACACTTTGTGAACTTTATGTTGAGCAACGTTTTTTCTCTACCATTCGTTACAATAATGCGGTGTACCCTGTTTTTTATACTAGCTTTTTTTTACTCGatgttcattttttttctgCATTCAGGTTGCTGATTCAACTCTTTATGGTTGCTGTGTTTTGGTTGAAGAAATGATACAAAAGCCGTCCGGGTTGATCTCTACTGTTTCTGATGGGCAACCCGCCTGTTCAAGTCGGAGCCGCTATATTTTGATGACACGTCGTTGTTACTGCATTCTCTCCAGGCTTCCATTTTTCGAGCTACATTTTGGCGTGTTAAATAGGTTGCTGAATACGTTCTCTGGTGCACTATTTCATAGTAATTCTTTCTTGTTAGAACCTACCTATATTGATAATCCAAGACCGACTTTTATATTTAAACATCTTTACACACAATGCCGCAGTTTcttacacttttttttatgtgcTTTAGCATCTTTACGGAAGAGAGGTTGGAGCGATTGACGAAGCAGATAAATGGTTTGGATTTAGACTCACCTGTGGGCTGTGATATGGTTGAAACATTAGAAGAGAAAGCTGAAAGTTTACCACTGACTGATGGAGCACCCAACACACATGATGGGGCAGTTGATGCTTCGGAGTCGAGTACAAACGACTCTATCTCAGGAAGCCCAATTAACAATATATCTCAGTTTGAACCTGACCAAGACAAGAGAGGATCTAATGGCAGTGATGCCCCTCTTGATCCTGAAATAGAAAAACTAGCTTCTTGGGAAGAACCGACAGCTGAAGTTGATTCACCTATTACTGACAATCTCAGTGCCAAGCAGTCATTTGAAAGGCGTTTACCAAATTCTGTATTGCCATTCCTGCGGTACCAACAATGTGAAAGTTCTGATTCATCCCCCAGGTATATATTTCATTTGGCTCGTCAGTTTTATATATCTTTCTTTAGTTGCAAATATTTGCATATATACCCTCATCCTTTAAAGATGCTTATATTTCTTACTTTCTAGCGGTGAAGAATATGATATGATCACACTATGCTTGAATTATAGTTTTGTAATCTGTTGCTGCAGTTTTCGAGCATCACCATGTGATGATAGGGATTTTAGATGTGATTATGACGAGGCAGATGCAGAAGAAGCATGCTCATCTGGTCGGGATATCTTCAGTGAACAAAGTGATATCCTTGAGTGGGCAAAGGTTAAGATCTGAAGTGTCTTTCGATTTCTGCcacataatttataattttacatGCCTCCTGAAGTGTTTTCTTTCCATTCACGCACTTTTTTGCAGGCAAACGACCACGGATCTTTGCAAATAATTAGTGAATATTACCAATTATCTTGCCCCGCACGTGGTTCAACAATCACGTTCCACCCTCTGGATCACCTTCATCCTCTAGAATATCATAGACCCGACGAATCAGTTCTAACCATTGCAGGTTCAAAAATCGATTTGAGATCTTGCAATACAAGTTTGGAGTTTTCTGAGGTATGCTTGGGCGGCCTTATTGCATCATTTACTACGCTAACTCACATAGAAAGAGCCTCAAGTTTTAATATTTGAGTGAAGACTTCAAGGGGTTGTCCCCTGTTAATGAATAAAGTATGTTCCGCTTTATTGTTTGGAATGTTTCATTTACTATTATACACTCTTCTATGTAGGCCCACAGCGCGCTCGTTGTGGAAGAGGAGGCAGCTGCTTTATCAGTGTGGGCTATCGCTTGCTTATGTGGTACCCTAAGACTGGAGCATGTAAGTCCACATTGATATATGTGTTTTCATGTCCCTCTATACCGATTTAATCTACTTGTAGAATTAATTATCTGTCGTCTTTTATAGGTGTTGACATTATTTGCAGGAGCCCTACTGGAGAAACATATTGTCATTGTCTGTTCAAATTTGGTACGTCTATTTATATACTAAAATTGTGTTGTGGATAAGCTTAATCTCAGGAAAACATGCCCCGTCATTTTCCTAATCCTCATTTTTTCCGCATGCCTATGTTTCCAACTTATTTTTTTTGGTGTTATCCAATTTGTACTCGAAAATCAAGTTTGATACACTCAACTGCTTGCTTGTGCAGGGTATTTTGTCTGCTTTAGTTCTATCAATTATCCCCCTGATTCGGCCTTATCAGTGGCAGAGCTTGTTAATGCCGGTAATTTTCTGTTTCCTTCTCGGGATTATTTATCATAATATCGCTTATTTGGATGCGTTTACTAACTAAACGATCTTCAGGTACTTCCAAATGACATGCTGGACTTTCTGGATGCACCTGTCCCATACATAGTGAGttttttgtattttactattattttacaTCCGAATTGAATCTCAGATGATTTTCTGAATAGTGACACTTATGGTGAATTTATTTGTCAGTGGCTAATGCTCTTCATTTTGTTTTACTTCGAGAAAAATTATTTTCCTTTTGaaattatttacattttttttcgaGCAGGTAGGTGTAAAGAATAAAACAGAGCTGCAGGCAAAGTTAACTAATGTTATTCTGGTCGATGCAAATAGAAATCAGGTACAACTTATTGTCGTTCAAGACTGATCAGTTGAGAAAGTGATTCCGTGTTTGCAATATAATTCCTCTTATTACCGAATATCAATTATGAAATGTATCCAATCTACTATGTTTGGTAAACCAATTTTATCACCCGATGCCCAGTGTTCTAGCTACTTGcttgattaaatttcatgcaCGAACGCATTGATTCTACAAACTACGACCAAGAAATTTTACGCTTACTAATCTAGAACCTCACGTTTTGAGGCTTTATATTCCCTCAATGTTTTCACTCCAAAATTTACTGCATTTATTGCTTTGAGATGTTTTCACTCCAAAGTTTCTGCTTATATCTGATCCTTTTACCTTTTCTCCTTCGTTTCTCAACAGGTGAAATCACCGTCACTACCACAGCTACCTCAACAGAGAGAACTGTACTCACTCCTCACTCCTTTCCATGAGAAACTAGTTGGAGAAAGTTACTTGGGGAAGAAAAGGCCAATCTATGAATGCACTGATGTGCAGGTGGTGATTTAAACTAAACGCCCCTCTATTGTCGTTCGCCAACTTCTTAATTCATTTGTATTATTTGGGCGTAGATAGTCCGTGACATTAGTACAGATTTTGCAACTATTCATTGAAGAGCTTCCTAttcattttttcacttctctgacAAATGCAGAAAGAAGCTGCCAAAGGCTTTCTGGATGTGCTGCGGTCTTACTTGGACTCTCTCTGTTCTAACCTTCGTTCTCACACAATCACTAATGTCCAATCAAACGACGATAAGGTCTGTTTCTATTGATATCCTAAACTATGCGTTGTCATGTTCTGAACATTGATTTTTTCCAATGTCGATTTTGGTCTCTAATTTCCAAAAAGTTGTATTACTGATATCAGGTATCGCTGCTGTTAAAAGAGAGTTTCATCGAGTCATTCCCCAGCCGGAATCGCCCTTTCATGAAGGTGCGTAAAATCTCTTCTTCAACTGCATCATTTTTATTTCGATACGTGTTCATGGCATCAAACATCTCGATTTAATCTTGTTATGTGTTGGACAAACAGCTCTTCTTGGATACGCAGCTCTTCTCTGTACATACGGATTTTATACTCTCTTTCTTCCAGAAGGAATAGTGTAAAGGTAAGCTGCCCGGTGGATGGATCGGGACACAATTCTCGCAACGCATACTATAAATCTACACAGTTTCCTCCAATTTATCTCATAAATTTTGTCTCTCATATAGAAGAAGATGATGACTTATTTAACTGATACTACTAAAATTTAGGTTAGAGAGAACTGATGTATGTGCCTTAAGATGTGCAATAGATGTTAAGACATCATGTATTTTATTAGTGAAGTTTTGAGCCATTTTTCGACCTCTTCTATGTACAACATTATTCTCCAACGAGATGTTTATTCTGAGCAGCGATAACTTGAAccaacaaaaataattatagattAATTGAATAATTTCGAGCTATCGTGTTTTCCTTCAAATAATTGTGTATGGAGGGGTCAAA is a window of Salvia splendens isolate huo1 chromosome 3, SspV2, whole genome shotgun sequence DNA encoding:
- the LOC121796252 gene encoding uncharacterized protein LOC121796252 isoform X1, coding for MERAEESGSPSWSSSFYMPTSEDVARAVAAAAAAVRSPRPSVVYSSKEESGGQLKKLQHQVSRMLKGLSTPPEVKSSLYNPEVLTSQKRQWANFQLQMLDHKVWKEPSKLFESMVVVGLPPSSDVQALQNLYLARKFEGPGKLRSALGSQNQCRIEPNLEPQVLFVYPPEKQPPLKYKDLLSFCFPNGVEVNAVERTPSMSELNEILLGQEHLKQSDLSFVFRLQVADSTLYGCCVLVEEMIQKPSGLISTVSDGQPACSSRSRYILMTRRCYCILSRLPFFELHFGVLNSIFTEERLERLTKQINGLDLDSPVGCDMVETLEEKAESLPLTDGAPNTHDGAVDASESSTNDSISGSPINNISQFEPDQDKRGSNGSDAPLDPEIEKLASWEEPTAEVDSPITDNLSAKQSFERRLPNSVLPFLRYQQCESSDSSPSFRASPCDDRDFRCDYDEADAEEACSSGRDIFSEQSDILEWAKANDHGSLQIISEYYQLSCPARGSTITFHPLDHLHPLEYHRPDESVLTIAGSKIDLRSCNTSLEFSEAHSALVVEEEAAALSVWAIACLCGTLRLEHVLTLFAGALLEKHIVIVCSNLGILSALVLSIIPLIRPYQWQSLLMPVLPNDMLDFLDAPVPYIVGVKNKTELQAKLTNVILVDANRNQVKSPSLPQLPQQRELYSLLTPFHEKLVGESYLGKKRPIYECTDVQKEAAKGFLDVLRSYLDSLCSNLRSHTITNVQSNDDKVSLLLKESFIESFPSRNRPFMKLFLDTQLFSVHTDFILSFFQKE
- the LOC121796252 gene encoding uncharacterized protein LOC121796252 isoform X2 codes for the protein MVVVGLPPSSDVQALQNLYLARKFEGPGKLRSALGSQNQCRIEPNLEPQVLFVYPPEKQPPLKYKDLLSFCFPNGVEVNAVERTPSMSELNEILLGQEHLKQSDLSFVFRLQVADSTLYGCCVLVEEMIQKPSGLISTVSDGQPACSSRSRYILMTRRCYCILSRLPFFELHFGVLNSIFTEERLERLTKQINGLDLDSPVGCDMVETLEEKAESLPLTDGAPNTHDGAVDASESSTNDSISGSPINNISQFEPDQDKRGSNGSDAPLDPEIEKLASWEEPTAEVDSPITDNLSAKQSFERRLPNSVLPFLRYQQCESSDSSPSFRASPCDDRDFRCDYDEADAEEACSSGRDIFSEQSDILEWAKANDHGSLQIISEYYQLSCPARGSTITFHPLDHLHPLEYHRPDESVLTIAGSKIDLRSCNTSLEFSEAHSALVVEEEAAALSVWAIACLCGTLRLEHVLTLFAGALLEKHIVIVCSNLGILSALVLSIIPLIRPYQWQSLLMPVLPNDMLDFLDAPVPYIVGVKNKTELQAKLTNVILVDANRNQVKSPSLPQLPQQRELYSLLTPFHEKLVGESYLGKKRPIYECTDVQKEAAKGFLDVLRSYLDSLCSNLRSHTITNVQSNDDKVSLLLKESFIESFPSRNRPFMKLFLDTQLFSVHTDFILSFFQKE